The DNA region TTTGCCCTTCGCCTCGATGAGGGAAAGGGGGCTTATCCACAGAGAGAAGCACTTTTCAGGGAGTGCAGCCCTTAATCGGTCTTTCACATCGTCCCAAATAGCCGTCATGGTTGCCTCAAAAATGTGCGGAAATTTGATATGAAGAAAAAAAGTGGGAGAGATATTTTGAGGAAGCGTTCTATCGTTTCATGCAGTGACTGTCAAAGGGGATGGAGGCCGGAGACAACTTACGGGCACGAGGGTTTTTGACACAGGGTAAGTTGCGGTAAACAGGGGGTATTTGAATGGCCTTCCGTAAGGTCCTTAGAAGATGAACAAAATGGCGAAAGAAAAATCGTTATATAATTCAAGGGCTTTTTTAATTTCATGGGGGCGTCAATAAAAACATCAACATATACGATTCTTCGAATTTCTCAAAAATAATCTTTTTTTCGTCGATTTTCAGTATTTTTCCTTTGATTTTTTCGATATTCTACAGGCAGAAAATAACATCGACGACGGGAACAAATGAGGCCCAGCCAATAAAAACCAATAAAAACAAGCAGTTGCCTGGTAATGAGGTTTGGTGGCTTAAGTTTTGGTTATGGCGGGGGTCCTGAGAAACTGGCAATTCCTTGGGCTTTTCGCAGAATATCTGTGATTAATATGGCTGATCAAGAAGGGTCGTTGTCTCCGTAAAACAATGAGACCTTTGAAAAACGTTCAATTTTGTTCAAGGTCAAGCCTCCGGCCCGTAAGGCCTACGCCCCGGAGGGGAAGGCGAAGATTTTAACCGTCCCGCTTTAGGATGCCAAGCGGTAGAGGCACCATACATTGAAGTATTTCGAGGATTAAAATTTGTCCGCGCGTAGCGACGACTCCCCACCCTTCGGGTGGGTCCCCGGTTTGAGTCTGACGCAGCTTGTCACGCCGTAGCCGTGACGGAGGCGGGAGATTGGGCAAAAGGGGGCGTTTTTCAAAGGTCTCACAACGCGCTCGGGTTATGGTGTCCGTGAATGTTTCACGTGAAACATTCGCTTTTCCCTTTTCAAAAATAGCCTGTTGTGTTATCAGCCCTTTATTGATGAAAGAGGGTGCGGCATTGTTCATATGGGGATCATAATAGCAGTTGCCAACCAGAAAGGAGGCGTAGGGAAGACCACAACAGCGGTCAATCTTGCGGCATCCTTGTCGGTGGCGGAAAAGACCTGTCTTCTCGTTGACTGCGATCCGCAGGGAAACGCCACGACCGGTCTCGGCGTAGACAAGTCACGTCTCGCAGGAGGGCTTTACGGCCTGATGATGGGGCTGGATTCCCCGGAGCAGGCGGTCATCAAGACCAAGGTCCCGGGATTGTCTCTTGTTGGATCGAATTCCGATCTCATCGGGGCCGAAGTGGAACTGGCCTCAAAGGATGGCAGGGAGTTTCGCCTCAGGCGGGGTCTTCTTCCCCTTAGGGCCGATTATGATTATATCTTCATGGATTGCCCCCCTTCCTTGGGGTTGTTGACGGTGAACGCCCTGGCGGCGGCGGACTCTGTCCTGGTTCCTCTCCAATGTGAATATTACGCGCTGGAGGGGTTGACTCAGTTGCTCGAGACTCTGCGGGCCGTGAGAAACGGACTCAACCCGGGACTTGCCCTGGAGGGGATATTGTTGACCATGTATGATACCCGGAACAATCTGTCGATCCAGGTGGAAGAGGAGGTGCGGAATCATTTCAAGGAGAGGGTATTCAAGACCGTTATTCCCCGTAATGTCCGCCTGAGTGAGGCCCCCAGCCATGGGGAGCCCATCCTGTTTTACGATATCAAATCCAAGGGTGCGCAGAGCTATCTGTCTCTGGCCCGGGAATTGATAAGGAGGGGATCTCGCAGCTATGAGCAAACGTAGGGCACTGGGGAAAGGGCTTTCGGCCCTAATTCCCGACGC from Deltaproteobacteria bacterium includes:
- a CDS encoding ParA family protein, yielding MGIIIAVANQKGGVGKTTTAVNLAASLSVAEKTCLLVDCDPQGNATTGLGVDKSRLAGGLYGLMMGLDSPEQAVIKTKVPGLSLVGSNSDLIGAEVELASKDGREFRLRRGLLPLRADYDYIFMDCPPSLGLLTVNALAAADSVLVPLQCEYYALEGLTQLLETLRAVRNGLNPGLALEGILLTMYDTRNNLSIQVEEEVRNHFKERVFKTVIPRNVRLSEAPSHGEPILFYDIKSKGAQSYLSLARELIRRGSRSYEQT